A portion of the Oreochromis niloticus isolate F11D_XX linkage group LG10, O_niloticus_UMD_NMBU, whole genome shotgun sequence genome contains these proteins:
- the nectin3b gene encoding nectin-3-like protein isoform X1 has protein sequence MLPSSQRSYFKQQRKVALFLLLFSITGVWCSQVVVPKRVSAVLGKNVTLECRVEVGTNLTLTQSSWERRLPSGSVTVAVYNPEFGTSIPPEFIHRLYFRSPSSHDATIVLENVGFSDVGIYTCKVATFPLGNTQASTTVNVLVEPKVYVSAGSTALIDGGNETVVATCIAERARPPAEVSWESNLFGQSEVQLFDEANGTTSTQVRYIWQPTRHVQGNTLTCVVRHPALQNDFRIPYQLNVQFAPDISVVGYDGDWYVGRENVQMTCKANANPPAHHFRWIRLDRDMPEGVEIINSTLLFLRPLQRNDSGVYRCEVANDINLRSRDVRILIQDPPTMPSTITTPVLTGFSPTFVDDKGHVLLSSPTLEALPESNLGSIVGGAVGGALFLLLLLSLVGVCYLRKQQTFHGNYYTKQYLGPNDLQKAPTQHELHPTKAGSRSQHRDHDREEWGDRQLKQERDRRHHSDYNGEEYPVNGYTRAMRESRRHSHQQNHHHEHTQYSSPQQARCVRYPHSPKLQGNGSPYMSDDCYDSGPDGDYVSHKDGSVISRREWYV, from the exons ATGTTACCGTCTTCTCAAAGGAGTTACTTCAAACAGCAGAGGAAGGTTGCATTGTTCCTCCTTTTGTTCAGCATTACAG GTGTGTGGTGCAGCCAGGTGGTGGTGCCTAAAAGAGTGAGTGCCGTGCTGGGGAAGAATGTGACATTAGAATGCAGGGTGGAGGTTGGCACAAACCTTACTCTTACTCAGAGTTCCTGGGAGCGCCGTCTGCCTTCAGGCTCTGTCACAGTGGCTGTGTACAACCCAGAGTTTGGCACCTCCATCCCTCCAGAATTCATCCATCGTTTGTATTTCCGCTCACCCTCCTCCCATGATGCCACCATCGTACTGGAAAACGTGGGCTTTTCTGATGTCGGGATCTATACCTGTAAGGTAGCCACATTTCCTCTGGGAAATACTCAAGCATCCACCACAGTCAATGTACTTG TGGAGCCGAAGGTTTACGTGTCTGCTGGTTCAACTGCACTGATTGATGGTGGCAATGAAACTGTGGTCGCTACTTGCATCGCTGAGCGAGCCAGACCACCTGCTGAAGTGTCCTGGGAGTCCAACCTTTTTGGCCAGTCAGAGGTGCAGCTATTTGATGAAGCCAATGGTACTACCAGCACACAAGTGCGTTACATCTGGCAGCCTACACGTCATGTTCAGGGCAACACACTCACTTGCGTGGTCCGCCACCCAGCTCTGCAGAATGACTTCAGGATCCCCTACCAGCTCAATGTGCAGT ttGCTCCTGATATCTCAGTCGTTGGGTATGATGGAGACTGGTACGTAGGCCGGGAAAATGTTCAAATGACCTGCAAAGCCAACGCAAACCCGCCAGCTCATCACTTCAGATGGATCAG GTTGGATCGAGATATGCCTGAAGGGGTGGAAATAATAAACAGCACTTTGCTTTTCCTGCGTCCCCTCCAGCGGAATGACTCTGGCGTTTACAGGTGTGAGGTTGCCAATGACATCAACCTCCGCAGTCGGGATGTGCGTATTCTCATACAAG ATCCTCCCACCATGCCTTCCACCATTACCACTCCTGTCCTAACTGGCTTCTCCCCCACTTTTGTGGATGATAAGGGCCACGTCCTTCTGAGCTCCCCCACACTTGAAGCCCTTCCCGAAAGTAATCTCGGTTCCATAGTGGGTGGGGCCGTGGGAGGGGCCTTATTCctcttgctgctgctgtctctggtTGGCGTGTGTTACCTACGGAAGCAGCAGACCTTTCATGGGAACTACTACACCAAGCAGTACCTGGGCCCCAATGATCTCCAGAAAGCTCCCACTCAGCACGAACTCCATCCTACCAAAGCTGGCAGTAGGTCTCAGCATCGGGACCATGATCGAGAGGAGTGGGGCGACCGCCAGCTGAAGCAGGAGCGGGACCGCCGCCACCATAGTGACTATAACGGAGAAGAGTATCCTGTTAATGGGTACACTAGGGCAATGAGGGAGAGCAGGCGCCACAGCCATCAACAGAATCACCATCATGAACACACGCAGTATTCTAGTCCACAGCAGGCCAGATGTGTCAGATACCCTCATTCACCCAAACTACAGGGAAACGGCTCCCCCTACATGTCAGACGACTGCTACGATAGCGGGCCCGACGGTGATTATGTATCTCATAAAGATGGCTCAGTCATTTCACGTAGGGAGTGGTATGTTTGA
- the ppme1 gene encoding protein phosphatase methylesterase 1, with product MEKQLHLNLLASRPPMAGGFQSGSKMKMGPGRKRDFSPLPWSQYFETMEDVVVENENGKDIFRIYCSGSHGPVLLLLHGGGHSALSWAVFTAITYSRINCRVVAMDLRAHGDTKVKNPEDLSADTMAKDIGKVVEALYGDNPPPIMLIGHSMGGAIAVHTATANHIPSLLGLCVIDVVEGTAMDALNSMQNFLRSRPKTFKSLENAIEWSVKSGQIRNIESARVSMGGQVKKCEESTSSSGVSNSIGEGIIEEEEDEEAEEESSKKRAKEDDQETKKESIFTWRVELSKTEKYWEGWFKGLSALFLTTPVPKLLLLAGVDRLDKDLTIGQMQGKFQMQVLPQCGHAVHEDAPEKVADALATFMVRHKFTEFKEGYLC from the exons ACCTGGGCGTAAGAGAGATTTCTCCCCTCTGCCCTGGAGTCAGTATTTTGAAACCATGGAAGACGTGGTGGTGGAAAATGAAAACGGCAAAGAT ATTTTCAGAATTTACTGCAGTGGTTCCCATGGTCCTGTGCTGCTCCTGCTTCACGGAGGAGGCCACTCTGCACTATCCTGGGCGGTGTTCACT GCCATCACATACAGCAGGATTAACTGCAGGGTGGTAGCTATGGACCTCCGAGCTCATG GTGACACTAAAGTGAAAAATCCTGAGGATCTCTCTGCGGACACGATGGCGAA GGATATTGGCAAAGTGGTGGAGGCACTTTATGGAGACAACCCACCTCCAATCATGCTTATTGGACACAGCATGGGAGGGGCCATTGCAGTTCACACTGCCACTGCCAATCATATACCATCCCTGCTTGGTCTCTGCGTCATTGATGTTGTAGAGG GGACAGCAATGGATGCTTTAAACAGTATGCagaatttcctcagaagtcggccaaaaacatttaaatctcTGGAAAATGCGATTGAGTGGAG TGTGAAGAGTGGCCAGATCCGAAACATCGAGTCAGCCCGGGTGTCCATGGGAGGCCAAGTGAAAAA ATGTGAGGAATCCACCAGCAGCTCAGGGGTGTCTAATAGCATTGGTGAAGGTATTatagaagaagaggaagatgaggaagcagaagaagaatcCAGCAAGAAAAGAGCAAAGGAGGATGACCAGGAG ACGAAAAAGGAGAGCATCTTCACCTGGAGAGTAGAGCTGTCCAAGACAGAAAAATATTGGGAGGGTTGGTTCAAGGGTCTGTCTGCCCTCTTTCTCACCACCCCTGTGCCAAAACTGCTCCTTCTCGCAG GAGTGGACAGGCTTGACAAAGATCTTACCATTGGACAGATGCAGG GAAAGTTTCAGATGCAGGTCCTCCCTCAGTGCGGTCACGCTGTTCATGAGGATGCACCTGAGAAA GTAGCAGATGCACTAGCAACATTTATGGTTCGGCACAAATTCACTGAGTTTAAGGAGGGATACCTGTG CTAA